In one window of Skermanella rosea DNA:
- a CDS encoding class I SAM-dependent methyltransferase, with amino-acid sequence MWKRTARLSREDVVTIYEVLLGRTPESAEVIEKCRELGSAAAALRAVSQSSEFAANRGSSPFHHYHAEFDAREVIRRHAVPGLEPRDGHLTNFLGVVIHNKFLPGVLADRAGQVEGIPNPANWHADIAEWAAALRAVELARKTFTMAELGCGWGCWMNNTGVAARRLGLKTHLIGVEGDPGHIAFAREACASNGFAADEVTLFHGIAAAIPGTALFPRQKTSGMEWGLEPIFNATGEERRRALRAGSHDELPMIPLNEVIGDRERLDLLHVDIQGGEADLVDSCIGTLSRRVAYMVIGTHSRQIEGRLMDSLLGAGWTLEMERPAIIRLSGGAPLTLVDGVQGWRNTAR; translated from the coding sequence ATGTGGAAACGAACGGCCCGGCTGTCGCGCGAGGATGTCGTGACGATCTACGAGGTTCTCCTGGGCCGGACGCCGGAGAGCGCCGAAGTCATCGAGAAGTGCCGTGAATTGGGATCGGCGGCGGCGGCCCTTCGCGCCGTCAGCCAATCCAGCGAGTTCGCCGCGAATCGCGGCTCAAGCCCCTTCCACCACTATCACGCCGAGTTCGACGCCCGGGAGGTCATCCGCCGGCATGCGGTGCCGGGGCTCGAGCCGCGCGACGGCCATCTGACCAACTTCCTGGGCGTCGTCATCCACAACAAGTTCCTGCCCGGAGTTCTCGCCGACCGGGCGGGACAGGTCGAGGGCATCCCGAATCCGGCGAACTGGCATGCCGACATCGCCGAGTGGGCCGCCGCCCTGCGCGCGGTCGAGCTGGCCCGGAAGACCTTCACCATGGCCGAACTGGGCTGCGGCTGGGGTTGCTGGATGAACAATACCGGGGTCGCCGCGCGGCGCCTGGGCCTCAAGACGCACCTGATCGGCGTCGAGGGCGACCCGGGGCACATCGCCTTCGCGCGCGAGGCCTGCGCCTCCAACGGGTTCGCGGCGGACGAGGTCACCCTGTTCCACGGGATCGCCGCCGCCATCCCGGGCACCGCCCTGTTCCCGCGCCAGAAGACCTCGGGCATGGAATGGGGGCTGGAACCCATCTTCAACGCGACCGGGGAGGAACGCCGCCGGGCGCTTCGCGCGGGGAGCCACGACGAGCTGCCGATGATCCCGCTGAACGAGGTCATCGGAGACCGCGAGCGGCTCGACCTGCTGCACGTGGACATCCAGGGCGGCGAGGCCGACCTGGTGGACTCCTGCATCGGCACCCTGTCGCGCCGGGTGGCCTACATGGTGATCGGCACCCACTCGCGGCAGATCGAGGGGCGCCTGATGGACAGCCTGCTCGGGGCCGGGTGGACCCTCGAGATGGAGCGGCCGGCGATCATCCGGCTGTCCGGAGGCGCGCCGCTGACCCTGGTGGACGGCGTGCAGGGCTGGCGCAACACCGCGCGCTGA
- a CDS encoding carbonic anhydrase, translating to MTGIDKSRRAFFRRTCGGAAAGALAGAILPVGTAFAAGPAARTDLTPDQALQLLKEGNRDYLTDSAYRAGENRDRRIEIARGQTPFAVLVSCSDSRVPPELLFGRGLGELFIVRNAGNTVDTSALGSIEYAVAELGVPLVVVMGHERCGAVAAAVSVVRDNASFAGSIGRMVEPIIPAVLAVRDQPGDMVENAVRSNVRRIVRRLREAEPLLVDPLEAGKLKIVGARYDLDDGVVEFFEDI from the coding sequence ATGACCGGGATAGACAAGTCAAGGCGCGCATTCTTCAGGAGGACCTGCGGCGGCGCCGCGGCGGGGGCCCTGGCCGGCGCCATCCTTCCGGTCGGGACGGCCTTCGCGGCCGGCCCGGCCGCCAGGACCGACCTGACGCCCGATCAGGCGCTCCAGCTGCTGAAGGAGGGTAACCGCGATTACCTGACCGACAGCGCCTACCGCGCCGGCGAGAACCGCGACCGCCGGATCGAGATCGCGCGCGGCCAGACGCCCTTCGCCGTGCTGGTGAGCTGCTCCGACAGCCGCGTGCCGCCGGAACTGCTGTTCGGGCGGGGCCTGGGGGAACTGTTCATCGTGCGCAACGCGGGCAACACCGTGGACACCTCGGCGCTGGGCAGCATCGAGTACGCGGTGGCGGAACTGGGCGTGCCGCTGGTCGTCGTGATGGGCCACGAGCGGTGCGGCGCGGTCGCCGCCGCGGTCTCGGTGGTGCGCGACAACGCCAGTTTCGCCGGCAGCATCGGCAGGATGGTCGAGCCGATCATCCCCGCGGTCCTGGCCGTGCGCGACCAGCCGGGCGACATGGTGGAGAACGCGGTCCGGTCCAACGTCCGGCGGATCGTCCGGCGGCTGCGCGAAGCGGAACCGCTGCTCGTCGATCCCCTGGAAGCCGGCAAGCTGAAGATCGTCGGCGCCCGCTACGACCTGGACGACGGCGTGGTGGAGTTCTTCGAGGACATCTGA
- a CDS encoding DUF2254 domain-containing protein has protein sequence MEIRDATYDRLLNIWGRLRTSLWFIPGLMTVGALALAVFALGIDANLTKSDQRVWWLYSGKAENASELLSTLLSSIITMSTLAISITMVVLTLAASQLGPRLIRNFIGDRRTQAALGFFVMTIVYLLLVYRRVDDHLDADNVPNVAITVGSALSLACIFLLLFYVHHLASSIVSDTVINRVGNELDEVVRRLLPEPGKLPRHDLRTGGDDPDGGGADLSLPRGGYVQTIDHGALVALAREHDVVLTLRFRAGWHLLAGGCHASFTPRDRPGDGIARGLAEAVVIGADRTPTQDIEFSIRQLVEVALRALSPGINDPYTAVAVIDRLAASLALAMGRDMEPALHRDEDGRVRLIAHPATFTGLVDRSFNEIRQAAAGNPAILIHLLDTIARLAFHVRTPEQRDALARHASMIASSGHRDVEEEQDKAEIADRHEAALASLIATDV, from the coding sequence TTGGAAATTCGAGACGCGACCTACGACCGCCTGCTCAACATCTGGGGACGGCTGAGGACCAGCCTTTGGTTCATTCCCGGGCTGATGACGGTGGGAGCCCTGGCCCTGGCGGTGTTCGCCCTCGGGATCGACGCCAACCTGACGAAAAGCGACCAGCGCGTCTGGTGGCTCTACAGCGGCAAGGCGGAAAATGCCAGCGAGCTGCTGTCCACGCTGCTGTCGTCGATCATCACCATGTCGACGCTGGCGATCTCGATCACCATGGTCGTGCTCACCTTGGCCGCCAGCCAGCTCGGACCGCGGCTGATCCGGAACTTCATCGGCGACCGCCGCACCCAGGCGGCGCTGGGCTTCTTCGTAATGACCATCGTCTACCTGCTGCTGGTCTACCGGCGGGTCGACGACCACCTGGACGCCGACAACGTGCCCAACGTCGCCATCACGGTCGGCTCGGCCCTGTCGCTGGCCTGCATCTTCCTGCTGCTGTTCTACGTCCACCATCTCGCCAGCTCGATCGTCTCGGACACGGTGATCAACCGGGTCGGCAACGAACTGGACGAGGTGGTGCGCCGGCTGCTGCCGGAGCCGGGCAAGCTCCCCCGGCACGACCTGCGCACCGGCGGGGACGACCCGGACGGCGGCGGCGCCGACCTCAGCCTGCCCCGGGGAGGCTATGTCCAGACCATCGACCATGGCGCGCTGGTGGCGCTCGCGCGCGAGCACGACGTCGTCCTGACGCTGCGGTTCCGCGCGGGATGGCACCTGCTGGCCGGCGGCTGCCATGCCTCGTTCACCCCCCGCGACCGCCCCGGCGACGGGATCGCCCGGGGGCTCGCCGAGGCGGTGGTGATCGGCGCGGACCGCACGCCGACCCAGGACATCGAGTTCAGCATTCGCCAGCTGGTCGAGGTGGCGCTGCGCGCCCTGTCGCCCGGAATCAACGATCCCTATACCGCCGTGGCGGTGATCGACCGCCTGGCGGCGTCCCTGGCGCTGGCCATGGGGCGCGACATGGAGCCGGCGTTGCACCGGGACGAGGACGGCCGGGTCAGGCTGATCGCCCATCCCGCCACCTTCACCGGGCTGGTCGACCGGTCGTTCAACGAGATCCGGCAGGCCGCCGCCGGGAATCCCGCCATCCTGATCCACCTGCTCGACACCATCGCCCGCCTGGCGTTCCACGTCCGGACCCCGGAGCAGCGCGACGCGCTGGCCCGGCACGCCTCGATGATCGCGTCTTCCGGCCACCGCGACGTGGAGGAGGAGCAGGACAAGGCCGAGATCGCCGACCGGCACGAGGCGGCGCTGGCCAGCCTGATCGCCACGGACGTGTGA
- a CDS encoding DODA-type extradiol aromatic ring-opening family dioxygenase, which yields MSRFPSLFVSHGSPTLALERGGAADFLRGYGERLGRPEAILVVSAHWETAAPAVGTSPAPETIHDFRGFPEALYRIRYPAPGAPDTAAEAARLVEAATGRPVGLDPERGLDHGAWVPLSLMYPAADIPVAQLSILRDGGPADHLALGEAVRPLRDSGVLVLASGSATHNLYEFRGNAHDAPAPGWVSGFGEWLAEAIRDGRTADLADYRRLAPSAERNHPTEEHLMPLFAAIGAASEPRGARVHASHAFGVLAMDVYEFA from the coding sequence ATGTCCCGCTTCCCCAGCCTGTTCGTCTCGCACGGTTCGCCCACCCTGGCCCTGGAGCGGGGTGGCGCCGCCGATTTCCTGCGCGGCTACGGCGAGCGGCTGGGGAGGCCGGAAGCGATCCTGGTGGTGTCCGCCCATTGGGAGACCGCGGCGCCGGCGGTCGGCACCAGCCCCGCGCCGGAGACCATCCATGATTTCCGGGGCTTCCCGGAAGCCCTTTACCGGATCCGCTACCCCGCCCCGGGCGCGCCGGACACGGCGGCAGAGGCTGCGCGCCTGGTGGAGGCCGCGACGGGGCGGCCGGTCGGGCTCGACCCGGAGCGGGGGCTGGACCACGGGGCCTGGGTGCCGCTGTCGCTGATGTATCCCGCCGCCGACATCCCGGTCGCCCAGCTCTCGATCCTGCGCGACGGCGGCCCGGCCGACCATCTGGCGCTGGGCGAGGCCGTCCGCCCGCTGCGCGATTCGGGCGTGCTGGTGCTGGCATCGGGCAGCGCCACCCATAACCTGTACGAGTTCAGGGGCAATGCCCACGACGCGCCGGCGCCGGGCTGGGTCTCGGGGTTCGGCGAGTGGCTGGCCGAAGCGATCCGCGACGGCCGCACCGCCGACTTGGCTGACTATCGCCGGCTGGCCCCCTCCGCGGAGCGCAACCACCCGACCGAGGAGCACCTGATGCCGCTGTTCGCGGCGATCGGCGCCGCGTCGGAGCCGCGCGGCGCCCGCGTCCATGCGAGCCATGCCTTCGGCGTGCTGGCCATGGATGTCTACGAGTTCGCGTGA